The sequence CCGGGGCTCCGGACCGAACGGACACGAGAAGCGGCTCGGAACCGGAGCCGAAGGTCCTGCCGGTCTGTCTCTCCAGCCTCTCCAGAGCGGTCTCTACGTCGATCCACAGTGACTGGACGAAGGCCGTCCCCTCCTCCAGATAACGAAGACAGGCCTCGGTGGTAACGGTGAAACCTGGGGGAACGGCCAGCCCCTCCCTGACCATCTGGGCCAGGTTGGCTCCTTTACCTCCGAGAAGAGCCTTCATGTCGGACGAACCTTCGGAAAAGTCGTAGACGTACTTGATCATGCTCCACCTCCTGGATGTAGATTCTCTGTTTTCAAAAATGAAAATACACCTTCATAATAACATTTTACCGTTCCTTATAAAAATAGCTTGTCCCGACTATAGCTTGTGCTAAACTCGAGACGCGACGGTAAAATAGATAGAGGAGGAAGGTTTTTGAGACATAACAAAACCCTTAAGGGAATGCTTGCCGAGACGAGAAGATTCATAAGAGAAGAGGGCAGGTCCCTGGTGGTGATAACCCTGGGGGCCATGATCTACGCCGTGGCCATACAGCTTTTCGTGATTCCCGCCAAACTTCCCGGAACTGGGGTCAACGGCATAGCCTTGCTGCTCAACTATATGTGGGAAATTCCTCTGGCGATACCGATATGGGGGCTCAACGCACTTCTTTTCATATACGGGTGGAAGGTCCTCCCTCGAAGGTTCACCCTTTGGAGCATCTACGGAACCGCGGTGTTCACCGTGTTCCTGAAGGTAGCGGAGATATCTCTTCCCGTGCCGGTGATAGACGACAGGTTCCTCCTGATAGTGGTCGCCGGACTTCTCCAGGGAGCTCCCTACGCCATGATATTCACCGCAGGTGGCTCCCTAGGGGGAACCGACATCATCTCCATGGCGGTCCGCAGAAAGACGGGCATGGAGGTAAGTCAGTTCACCATGATAGCCAACATGCTGGTGATAGCGCTGTTCCTGATGGCGGTCAGCTTCGAGAACGTCGTTTACGGAGTGGTGCTGTCCTACATAACCACCACCGTGATGGGAGGCTCCATGAGGTCCTTCGGATTGAGGAAGGAAGCCCTGATCGTCTGCAGCGACCCGGACCGGGTGCGTCATTTCATAACCCAGGAGCTGGGAAGAGGGGTCACTGTGTTCATCGGCAGAGGAGGCTTTTCCGACTCGCCGAGAGACATACTCATGACCCTTCTGACCGCCAGACAGGCCATGCTGCTCAAACAATACCTTCAGAAGACCGACCCGAAGGCGTTCTTGCGACTCGCCGACGCCACGGAGGTTCTGGGACGGGGTTTCGGCAGCTGGAAGAAGGACGTCTGATCCACTCTGCTACGCAAAAAGGGAGGGACGACCCAGGTCGTCCCTCCCTTTTTGCGTTCCGAGTCGTATCGTCCAGAAGAGCTAGTTCCCTTCCCCTGTCTTCACTTTAGCCAGGCACTCGTCCCAATAGGCGTTGGCACGGGAGACGAAGACCTCCACATCCACGATGTCCCTTCTGAGAGTCTCGTGGGTCCCCTCGGAGATCCTCCCATCCCGGACGAACTCCTTTCCGGCGTTCCTGAGAGCATCGTAGTACCACTCGATATGGGGGATCAATTCCGGAAGACGCAGCATTCCTCCGCAGGGGCGAAGGATCGTCTCCGAGGGGGCGTCTCCGTGTCCCCTGAAGAGACAGGCAAACTGGGATATCAGGCCGTCGAAGTGGTGCATCTCCGGAAAACCGCAGTTCGAGAACAGGAGGGTTTTCGTCAGAAAATGCCTTTCGTCCCTCATGGGATGGCAGTAGGAATCCCCTTCCTTGACTATGTGAGGATCCACCGTGGGGAGAGTCCTCTCCAGAACCGTCTTCAACATGGCCGTCATTCCGTAATGATACAGGGGAGTCCCCCATATCACGGCGTCGGAGCCTTTTATGGCCTCCAGCACCATATCCATATCGTCCCTCTGGATACACCTGCCGGGAGTATCGGTCCAACAGGCGAAGCAGCCCCTACAAAAGCCTACGTTCAGATCCCTGACGTATATGGTATCCGTATCGGCTCCCTCCGCATGGGCTCCCTCGAAAAAGAGGTCTATCATCCTTTGGGTATTGCTTTCCTCTCCCCTAGGACTTCCGTTTATAGCCAGAATTCTCATCGACGTCCCCCCCCCACTCTGGATTTTCCGTCGACTAAAGCCGATCGGTATCGCCGTCATCCCCATTGCCCGAAAGAACCTCCTCCGATCCGGTCCCTATGGGCTCGGGCCGAGGATCGTCGGTTGGACTTTGCCTCTTTGCCTCTTTGGCCGCCTTGAGCTCCTCCCTCTGGGCCCTGTCCTTGACCTTCGACAGCAGGACCATCCAGATCTGAAGTATCGACCGTTTCAGAGGGGTCATGGTCCTTCCGCGCCAGATATCCGCGGCCCTTCGGAAAACGGCAGCCTCGGTGGGATAGGGATGGGGAACCCAGGAGAGGTCGCCT comes from Dethiosulfovibrio faecalis and encodes:
- a CDS encoding flavodoxin family protein; the encoded protein is MRILAINGSPRGEESNTQRMIDLFFEGAHAEGADTDTIYVRDLNVGFCRGCFACWTDTPGRCIQRDDMDMVLEAIKGSDAVIWGTPLYHYGMTAMLKTVLERTLPTVDPHIVKEGDSYCHPMRDERHFLTKTLLFSNCGFPEMHHFDGLISQFACLFRGHGDAPSETILRPCGGMLRLPELIPHIEWYYDALRNAGKEFVRDGRISEGTHETLRRDIVDVEVFVSRANAYWDECLAKVKTGEGN
- a CDS encoding YitT family protein — protein: MRHNKTLKGMLAETRRFIREEGRSLVVITLGAMIYAVAIQLFVIPAKLPGTGVNGIALLLNYMWEIPLAIPIWGLNALLFIYGWKVLPRRFTLWSIYGTAVFTVFLKVAEISLPVPVIDDRFLLIVVAGLLQGAPYAMIFTAGGSLGGTDIISMAVRRKTGMEVSQFTMIANMLVIALFLMAVSFENVVYGVVLSYITTTVMGGSMRSFGLRKEALIVCSDPDRVRHFITQELGRGVTVFIGRGGFSDSPRDILMTLLTARQAMLLKQYLQKTDPKAFLRLADATEVLGRGFGSWKKDV